One Thermodesulfovibrionales bacterium DNA window includes the following coding sequences:
- the rplU gene encoding 50S ribosomal protein L21, producing MYAIIETGGHQFKVSPNMTIKVEKLDAEKAQEITIDKVLAISKDSGELILGKPYIEGASVKAEVIDTKKDKKILVFKKIPRKYHKKLRGHRQLYTYIKIKEIIGG from the coding sequence GTGTACGCAATAATAGAGACCGGTGGACATCAGTTTAAGGTTTCTCCCAATATGACCATAAAGGTGGAGAAACTTGATGCAGAAAAGGCTCAGGAGATTACCATTGACAAGGTTCTTGCCATTTCGAAGGATAGCGGTGAGTTAATACTTGGAAAACCATATATTGAGGGTGCTTCAGTAAAGGCAGAGGTTATTGATACAAAAAAGGATAAAAAGATACTTGTTTTTAAAAAGATACCCAGAAAATATCACAAAAAATTGAGAGGTCACAGGCAGCTGTATACTTATATTAAAATCAAAGAGATAATAGGAGGTTAA
- a CDS encoding TIGR02757 family protein, translating into MNLNHLKDFLEKVCYNFDYPKRLLNDPVEFPHRYREKEDIEVAGFLSALFAYGRVELFKPVIERILNIMGRSPYDFILNFSPEKKRLFRGIYYRFQKEEDIINLIKILNKILKKYINVENAFYTFYSADHEDTSKAIEAFSRYCLSVIKTTNGVRQLFPLPSNGSACKRMNLFLRWMVRKDEVDLGIWKGIPKNKLIIPLDVHIARIALKLGLTKRKTPDMKMAKEITEVLKRLDPDDPLRYDFALCHTGMMTQVRR; encoded by the coding sequence ATGAACCTGAATCATCTCAAAGACTTTTTAGAAAAGGTCTGCTACAACTTTGATTATCCAAAACGGCTTCTCAATGACCCTGTAGAATTTCCTCACAGATACAGAGAAAAAGAGGATATAGAAGTTGCAGGTTTCCTGTCAGCCCTCTTTGCATACGGAAGGGTTGAACTCTTTAAGCCAGTTATTGAGAGGATATTAAATATAATGGGAAGGAGTCCCTATGATTTTATCCTTAATTTTTCGCCAGAAAAGAAAAGGCTTTTCAGAGGAATCTATTACAGATTTCAGAAAGAAGAAGACATAATTAACCTTATAAAAATCCTGAACAAAATACTTAAAAAATACATTAATGTTGAAAATGCCTTTTATACTTTTTACAGTGCTGATCATGAAGATACCTCCAAAGCAATAGAGGCATTCTCAAGATATTGCCTTAGTGTTATAAAAACTACAAATGGTGTTAGACAGCTTTTTCCCCTTCCATCAAATGGAAGTGCCTGTAAGAGAATGAATCTTTTCTTGAGATGGATGGTGAGGAAGGATGAAGTTGACCTCGGCATATGGAAAGGCATTCCTAAAAATAAATTGATTATCCCACTTGATGTCCATATAGCAAGGATTGCCCTGAAACTCGGCCTAACAAAAAGGAAAACACCTGATATGAAGATGGCAAAAGAAATAACAGAAGTTTTAAAAAGGCTGGATCCTGATGACCCTCTCAGATATGACTTTGCACTCTGTCATACCGGAATGATGACTCAGGTAAGAAGATGA